Proteins encoded by one window of Microbacterium testaceum:
- a CDS encoding NAD(P)H-dependent glycerol-3-phosphate dehydrogenase: MSRKSPVPVAGPKVAVVGAGSWGTTFGKILADGGASVVMWARRPELAAEITESKRNSRYLSGINLPRTMTATTDLAEALNGAEQIFLSVPSQSLRDNLAAIRPLVERTDVPLVSLMKGVEKSTGLRMSQVIEQVLQCDPARIAVASGPNLALEIAREQPTAAVISSLSPETAEAVARRARNRYFRSFVNTDVIGTEFGGVLKNLIAVAIGIVDGVGYGENTKASIITRGLVEMTDFAVAQGAQPETLQGLAGLGDLIATCQSPLSRNNTAGRLLGQGYGYKEVVTQMQQTAEGLASVAPVLQLARQVGVDMPIVQQVKMVLDGTMDPRDIAPHLTTDDDQPQGERTQNDQTGGGGALRRALQRAFDQFRHGGRGAAGDRP, encoded by the coding sequence TTGAGCCGTAAGAGCCCCGTGCCGGTCGCCGGACCTAAGGTCGCCGTCGTCGGCGCGGGCAGCTGGGGCACGACGTTCGGCAAGATCCTCGCCGACGGCGGAGCCTCGGTGGTCATGTGGGCGCGCCGCCCCGAGCTGGCCGCAGAGATCACCGAGTCCAAGCGCAACAGCCGCTACCTCTCGGGCATCAACCTGCCGCGGACCATGACGGCCACCACCGACCTCGCCGAGGCGCTGAACGGCGCGGAGCAGATCTTCCTGTCGGTGCCGAGTCAGTCGCTGCGCGACAACCTCGCGGCCATCCGACCCCTCGTCGAGCGCACGGACGTGCCGCTCGTCTCGCTCATGAAGGGCGTCGAGAAGTCGACCGGCCTGCGCATGAGCCAGGTCATCGAACAGGTGCTCCAGTGCGACCCGGCCCGTATCGCCGTGGCATCCGGTCCCAACCTCGCCCTCGAGATCGCCCGCGAGCAGCCCACCGCGGCCGTCATCAGCTCCTTGAGCCCCGAGACCGCCGAGGCCGTGGCCCGCCGCGCGCGCAACAGGTACTTCCGCTCGTTCGTGAACACCGACGTGATCGGCACCGAGTTCGGCGGCGTGCTGAAGAACCTCATCGCCGTCGCGATCGGCATCGTCGACGGCGTCGGCTACGGCGAGAACACGAAAGCCTCGATCATCACGCGCGGCCTCGTGGAGATGACCGACTTCGCCGTGGCGCAGGGCGCCCAGCCCGAGACCCTGCAGGGCCTCGCCGGCCTCGGCGACCTCATCGCGACGTGCCAGTCGCCGCTCAGCCGCAACAACACCGCCGGGCGCCTGCTCGGCCAGGGCTACGGCTACAAAGAGGTCGTGACGCAGATGCAGCAGACCGCGGAGGGCTTGGCATCCGTCGCCCCCGTCCTGCAACTCGCGAGGCAGGTCGGCGTCGACATGCCCATCGTGCAGCAGGTCAAGATGGTGCTCGACGGGACCATGGACCCGCGCGACATCGCACCGCACCTGACGACAGACGACGACCAGCCGCAGGGCGAGAGGACGCAGAATGACCAAACCGGTGGTGGTGGTGCTCTTCGGCGGGCGCTCCAGCGAGCATTCGATCAGTTCCGCCACGGCGGGCGGGGTGCTGCGGGCGATCGACCGTGA
- a CDS encoding lysophospholipid acyltransferase family protein has product MAASPEKTKPSAFWPLAAIIVPITGLFARIEIRGGENLPSEGAYVIAPNHNSEFDPVIVAVAVWRLGRAPRFMAKESLFKVPVLGAALRATGMVPVPRASTSANQSMKAAEQIARDGRGVIVYAEGTLTRDPDLWPMRGKTGAVRLALAADLPLIPMAQWGVQQILPRYGKLKFPRRSHVIVEFGPAMDMSAYAATRTQPATLTKATDAMMNEITAMLSGIRGLPAPAERWNPSQHGQNETGRLEP; this is encoded by the coding sequence GTGGCCGCCTCGCCCGAGAAGACGAAGCCGAGCGCCTTCTGGCCGCTCGCGGCGATCATCGTGCCGATCACGGGCCTGTTCGCCCGGATCGAGATCCGCGGGGGCGAGAACCTCCCGAGCGAGGGCGCCTACGTCATCGCTCCGAACCACAACTCGGAGTTCGACCCCGTGATCGTGGCCGTCGCCGTCTGGCGGCTCGGTCGCGCCCCGCGGTTCATGGCCAAAGAGAGTCTGTTCAAGGTGCCCGTTCTCGGTGCGGCGCTCCGTGCCACCGGTATGGTGCCGGTGCCGCGGGCCTCGACCAGCGCGAACCAATCGATGAAAGCGGCCGAGCAGATCGCCCGCGACGGCCGCGGTGTGATCGTTTACGCGGAGGGAACCCTCACGCGCGACCCCGACCTGTGGCCGATGCGCGGCAAGACCGGGGCGGTTCGCCTGGCCCTGGCCGCCGATCTGCCGCTCATCCCCATGGCGCAGTGGGGCGTGCAGCAGATCCTGCCGCGGTACGGGAAGCTGAAGTTCCCCCGCCGCTCCCACGTCATCGTCGAGTTCGGCCCCGCCATGGACATGAGCGCCTACGCCGCCACGCGCACCCAGCCGGCCACCCTGACGAAGGCCACCGACGCGATGATGAACGAGATCACCGCGATGCTCTCCGGCATCCGGGGTCTTCCCGCTCCCGCGGAGCGCTGGAACCCGTCGCAGCACGGGCAGAACGAGACGGGTCGCCTTGAGCCGTAA
- a CDS encoding D-alanine--D-alanine ligase family protein, with product MTKPVVVVLFGGRSSEHSISSATAGGVLRAIDRDRFRVIPVGITRDGAFVLEDDDPDKFALIPDALPEVRDNGTRVRLPDSTLSREWTVTDAEGTRSLGDVDVVLPILHGRFGEDGTVQGLLELLGIPYAGGGVLMSAIGMNKHVTKQVLRAANVPVVPWVAVTRADLARDRSLWERRIRALDLPVFVKPNEAGSSVGVTKVSQWDDLDAALDTAFAEDGLVLVEKAIVGREVECGVLPGRDGGPVRVSVAGEIVVTGREFYDFEAKYLGAAGVELVCPADLRDGELAEMQRIAAQAFEAIGGQGLARVDFFYTGTEFYVNEVNTMPGFTPISMFPTCWIASGLSYPDLISDLLDAALAKA from the coding sequence ATGACCAAACCGGTGGTGGTGGTGCTCTTCGGCGGGCGCTCCAGCGAGCATTCGATCAGTTCCGCCACGGCGGGCGGGGTGCTGCGGGCGATCGACCGTGACCGCTTCCGGGTCATCCCGGTCGGCATCACCCGCGACGGCGCTTTCGTTCTCGAAGACGACGATCCCGACAAGTTCGCGCTGATCCCCGACGCACTGCCCGAGGTGCGCGACAACGGCACGCGCGTTCGCCTGCCCGACTCGACGCTCTCACGCGAGTGGACGGTGACGGATGCCGAGGGCACTCGGTCGCTCGGCGACGTCGACGTCGTGCTGCCGATCCTGCACGGCCGCTTCGGAGAGGACGGTACGGTGCAGGGGCTGCTCGAGCTGCTCGGCATCCCGTACGCCGGCGGCGGAGTGCTCATGTCGGCGATCGGCATGAACAAGCACGTGACCAAGCAGGTGCTGCGCGCCGCGAACGTGCCCGTGGTGCCGTGGGTCGCGGTGACCCGCGCCGACCTCGCGCGCGACCGCTCGCTGTGGGAGCGCCGCATCCGAGCGCTCGACCTGCCCGTGTTCGTCAAGCCGAACGAGGCCGGCTCCAGCGTCGGCGTCACGAAGGTGTCGCAGTGGGATGACCTCGACGCCGCTCTCGACACCGCGTTCGCCGAAGACGGGCTGGTGCTGGTCGAGAAGGCGATCGTCGGCCGCGAGGTGGAGTGCGGCGTGCTGCCCGGGCGCGATGGCGGACCGGTGCGTGTCAGCGTCGCCGGCGAGATCGTCGTGACGGGGCGCGAGTTCTACGACTTCGAGGCGAAGTACCTCGGGGCTGCCGGCGTCGAGCTCGTGTGCCCCGCCGACCTGCGCGACGGCGAGCTCGCCGAGATGCAGCGGATCGCCGCCCAGGCGTTCGAGGCAATCGGCGGCCAGGGTCTCGCGCGCGTCGACTTCTTCTACACCGGCACCGAGTTCTACGTGAACGAGGTCAACACCATGCCCGGGTTCACGCCGATCTCGATGTTCCCGACCTGCTGGATCGCCTCGGGCCTGTCGTACCCCGACCTCATCAGCGACCTGCTCGACGCGGCCCTCGCGAAGGCCTGA